Part of the Streptomyces antimycoticus genome, GGCGGCCGTGTCCGAGCCGGAAGGGGGCACGGGCGTTCCGGCGATGTGAACGCGGGACCCGGGGGCCGGATCAGCGCTGGCGCGCGTGTCCCGCATCGAGGCGGCGCAGTTCCAGCACACTGTCCGCGAGCGTGCGGTCGCCCAGCGATTCGAGCACCGCTTCCTCGGCCTCCGCGGTGAGCGTGGCGAAGTACTCACCGGCGTGTGCGGTCACCTGGCACACCGGCTCCACCCCGGGCGAGCAGGCCCACAGGGGCTTGTCGCCGACGGCGCAGCGGTAGATCTCCGCCAGGGTGATCCGGTCGGTCGGCCGCCCCAGCCTGGCCCCACCGGTGCGGCCCTTGACGCAGACGACCAACCCCTCCTCCGTCAGCGGGACGAGGAGCTTGCGGACCAGGCTCGGGTTGGTGTTCAGCACGCGGGCCAACTCGGCGGAGCTCAGCGGCGCGGAGTCGTCCTCGGCGGCGACCGCGAGGAAGAGCATCAGCTGCAGCGCACGGGAGAACCGGATGTCCAACAAGGTCTCCACCTCCGCGCGCAGATCGTGACACAGCCTACTCGACCGTGCCGTTTCGCCGTTCCCCTAAAGTGCAATCGATACAGTTGCAGTTTACGGCATGAAAACTGTACCTTTCAGATTCACACTTTCAGGCTCCGAGGAAGCCACCCCGGAACGACACGACAGGAGAGCGACACGGTGAACACCCGCGCGGCCACGGCACTGTCCCGCCCCTTCGCACTGGGCTCCGCCAAGCTGCCGAACAGGATCGTCATGGCACCCATGACCCGCGGACACTCCCCCGATGGCATTCCCGGTGAGGACGTCGCCGCCTACTACGCGCGCCGGGCCGCGGCGGGGACCGGCCTGATCATCACCGAGGGCACCACCGTCGACCACCGGTCCGCCGGTTATCTCGACGGCGTCCCGCGGTTCCACGGCGAGGCGCAGCTCGCCGGATGGCAGAAGGTCGTTGACGCCGTACACACCCACGGTGGCGCGATCATGCCCCAGCTCTGGCACGTGGGAATACAGCGGCCCGCGGGAGCGCCGCCATTCCCCGACGCCCCGTCCGTGGGCCCGTCCGGGATCGCGCTGGACGGCACGCCCGGAGCGGGCGGGACGATGACCCTCGCCGACATCGACGACGTCATCGGCGCCTTCGCCAAGGCGGCGCGGGAGGCCGAGCGGATCGGCTTCGACGGCGTGGAACTACATGGCGCGCACGGCTATCTCATCGACCAGTTCCTCTGGGAGCGCACCAATCGGCGCACCGACGGCTACGGCGGCGACCTGGCCTCGCGCACCACGTTCGCCGCCGACCTGGTGGCCGCCATCCGCGAACAGGTCGCGCCCGACTTCCCCATCGTGCTCCGGTTCTCCCAGTGGAAGTCCGAAAACTACGACGTCCGGCTCGCCGAGAACCCCAAGGAACTGGAAGCCGTGCTCACCCCGCTGGCGGAGGCCGGGGTTGACGCGTTCCACGCGTCCGGACGCCGCCACTGGCAGGCCGAGTTCCCCGACACGGGATCGGAGCTGAACATCGCCGGGTGGGCGAAGAAGGTCACCGGTAAGCCGGTCATCACCGTCGGCTCGGTCGGTCTGGACACCGTCTTCCAGCCCGGCTCCCTCTCCGGTGCGAACGCGGCCGTGGACACCATCGAGGGTCTCCTCGACCGCCTGGAGCGGGACGAGTTCGACCTCGTGGCCGTCGGACGCGCACTGCTCGCCGACCCCCAGTGGGCCGAGAAGGTCCTGAACGACCGGATGAGCGAGCTCATTCCGTTCAGCCAGGACTCGGTGGCGTCCCTGCACTGAGCCGAGTCCCCGTTCGGGAGACGCGGCGGGAAGGGGATCGGCGCCGACCGACACGGGGGAATCCGGTCGGCGCCGAGCATGGGGTGCGGCAGGTAGTTTAACATTTCACGACCGCCTCGCATCGGGCCGGGTCGGCATGGGCGGTCCGAGCGAGTCCGGCGACCCCGAGGAGAGCGCTCCCGTCCATGGCGTCGCACACCGGGGACGCCAAGACTTCCGATGCGAACCGGAATGCGGACGGGGGCTCCGAGGTTATGACGGCATGAGCGATTCACCCCGTGATGGCGCTCTGTCTCCGGCCGAGCGCGCGTCCATCCGTGAACAGCTGGTGGCCGAGCATGCCGGCACCAGGGAGCAGATCTCGGCCCTGAACCGTGAATTCGAGGGGATCGTCGCGTCGAACGCCCTGGTGGCGGTCGACGACGAGCACGACCCGGAGGGGTCGAGCACCGCCTTCGAGCGGGCCCATGTCGCCGCCTTGCTGGCCCAGGCACGCGATCATCTGACCGCCCTGGACGAGGCGCTGGAGCGGCTGGACCGCGACGACTACGGGCGGTGCGCGGTGTGCGGCGAGCCGATCCCGGCGGAGCGCCTGGAGGTGCGCCCGGCGGCGGACACCTGCGTACGCTGCGCGGCCGCCCGCCCCCGCTGACCGACCCGGCGCCAAGCGGTACCGAGCGGCTCCGGCGATCGGACGGTGGCTTCGCGGGCGCCCGCCCCGGCCGATGGGCTCAGACCACCGACGCGCGATACGCCGAAGGATGTATGGGCGGTTTCATCAGCGGCTACGACCTTCGTGGCGATGTGGGACGTGAGGATGGCGGGAGTCACCGCGCCTCCCGGAGGACCTCCCCATGACCGAGCCGCACACCGGTATGCCCGCCCCTCGACCGCCGCCGCCCTGCTCCGGGCGCTGACCGGCGGTCTGGTGATGGCCACGGCACTCGGTGTCGGCACGGCCGTGGGTCCGGTCGGCGCCGATGCCCTCGGCCTCACCGGCTTCGCGGCCCGGGTGCTCCCGGGCGCGCTGGTCACGGCGCCGGCCGTGCCACTTGTACTCCTCCTCGTACGCCGGGGGCGCCGCTCCCCGGCGTGGCTCGGGTTGGGCGGGGCGGGCGCGAGCCTGCGTGCGCTGCTGACCGGAGTGGGGGTGACGGCGGCCGCGGCCGCCCTCGTCCTCGGTGCGGGTACCGCCGCGGGCATGCTGCGCTGGTCGCGTATCGAGCCCGCCACCCTCGCCGGGTTCATCCTCTCGAACGGGGTGGTCGCCCTTCTGCTCGAAGCCCTGCCGGAGGAGACGACCCTGCGCGGCTACGCCTGGACGTCGTTGCGCACCCGGTTCGGCGCTACCGTGTCGGCCCTCGGTACGACGGCGGTGTTCCTGCTGGTGCCGGGGGCCTCGACCGTCATCGGGGCCGCGACCGCGCATCTGGCCGGCGGCGATCCGGAACCGATCGGGTTCGCTCCGGACGGGCAGAATCCCGCCGACTATCTGATCCTCCTGACCGTGTTCGGACTGACGCTCGTGGCGGCCCGGACGGCCGTGAGCCGGGCTCCGCTGTGGGCCGCCATCGGCACCCATCTGACCTTCCTGACCGTCAACCGGATCGTGCTGGAGGGCGACCGGCGCGGCGCGGGCTGGCACACCGAGCAGACGACACCGGACGCGGTGCTGCTCGTCCCCGCCTATCTGTTGCTGGCCACCGCCGGTTTCGCGGTGTGCCGACGGGCCGCGCGACGGCGTGGCGCCGAGTCGCCGCCGGCGGTGGCAGAGCGGGCAGAACACCCGGCGCCACACGCGTGACGCCCCGTACGGCGCCAGTTCGTGGCCCTGAGAGAAGGCCAGCCGGTTCACCGCGGTCTTCACCAGGTCGTAGAAGACCGAGATGTGATACCGGTCGGCGTTGTACGCGGCGGTGCCGTCGGTCATCTCGACGAGCAGGCCACCCGGCTTGCCGATCAGCAGCGGCAGCAGGTGGTGCGAGGTGATCAGGTGGGTGTCCAGACCGAGCCGGAGAATGCGCAGCCCGTCGTCGAGGCCGTGTTCCCAGATCGGGGTGTTCCAGTCGGCGGGCCCGCCCTTGAGCCGCTCGGCGCCCCAGATGTCGTTGACCAGGACGTCGATCCCGCCGTGATCGTGGCGGATGCGCTGGGCCAGCCGCCCGACCTGCGCGGAGTCGAGATGGTCGGTGCGGATGGCGATGCCGGTGCCACCGAGCCGCGTGACGAGTTCGGCCGTCTCCTCGATCGTCTCGGGCCGGTCGTAGTTGGACCCGCCCCTGCCCGATACGCTGCTGCGGCCGGTGCAGATGACGGTGGCGCCGGCCTCGCCCAGCGCGGCCGCGATCCCGCGCCCGGCGCCGCGGGTCGCCCCGGCGACGACGGCGACACGTCCGTGCAGTGCATCGTGATCGAGTGTCCGGCTCACCCGATGAGTGTCGCAGAACAACGGGTACGCACACCGGACCGCACGGCCGTGCCGGATCAACCGTGCCGGCCCGGGGAGTAGTTGTTCCCCCGATGCCATCGCTCGGCCGATACCCCGAAGCGTGGGCGCGTTTCACCCGGTGAGACGATGCGGTCGCCCAATCTTCAACAATCGAAAAGGAGCGCGAATGCATAAACGTCGTGGAATCGTGACCCCCGCTGGAGAGTCGCGGCGGTCGCGTCCACGGTGGCCGTAGCGATCGCGGTTCCGGTGGCGATGGCCCAGGCTTCGGCCGAGCCGCCGCCGGAGGTCAGCGCCCAGGGGGCGTACCTGCTCGACACCGGTTCCAACAAGGAGCTGATGGCCAAGGACGCCAACACCAAGCGTCCGATGGCGAGCACCACCAAGATCATGACTGCCCTCGTGGTGCTCGAGACCCGAGGTCTGGACCTCAACCAGCAGGTCACCGTCAAGCAGGAATACCGCGACTATGTCACCAAGGCGGGCGCCAGCACGGCGGACCTGCAGACCGGTGACAAGCTCACCGTCAACCAGTTGCTGTACGCGCTGATGCTGCCGTCCGGCTGTGACGCGGCGATGGCGCTGGCCGACACCTTCGGCACCGGCGACACCACCGCCGAGCGCACCAAGTCCTTCATCTCCAAGATGAACGCGAAGGCGAAGGACCTGGGGCTGGCCAACACCAACTACGACTCGTTCGACGGTGTCTCGGCCGACAGCGACAACTACTCGACGCCCCATGATCTGGCGCAGCTGACCCGCCGCGCCATGGACAACGCGACGTTCGACACGGTCGTCAAGTCGGTGTCCACCGAGCAGGAGGCACCGGCGGCCAACGGCCACACCCGGTACTACTCCTGGGACAACACCAACCAGTTGCTGGGCTCGTACCAGGGCGCCATCGGCGTCAAGACCGGGACCACCACCCCCGCCGGACCCTGTCTGGTGTTCGCCGCCAAGCGCGGTGACAAGGAGGTCGTGGGAGTCGTGCTCAACGACGCGGACCGCTACCCGGACGCGAAGAAGATGCTCGACTGGACGTACGACACCACCACCGAGGTGAAGTGGCGCCAGCTTCCCAAGGGCGCCCAGCGGGACTGATCCACAAGCCCCGCAAAGGCGACAGCACGGTGCCCCGGCCGGACTCGTTCCGACCGGGGCACCGGTGCTCGGGCGCCCTCGTCCTCGGGTTCCGTGGAGTACGGGAGCGGACGCGGGGAAGGCGCCGGTCGGGAGAGCCGAGGGTCAGGGGCGGGCGCACCGAAGGGAAGGGGCGCCCGCCCCGGGGGCTCCCGCCGTGCCACGGGCGTCTTTCCGCGGCCGCCCCGGACTGCGGCCACGCTGGGCTTCCGCGGCCGCCGCCGAGCTTCTGTACCGGCTCTCAAGCGCAACTCAGCGGCGTTTGAGGACAGTTGGGATAGCCACCCCGCAGTCCTCGAACGGAGTCGACCATGGCCTTCACCCTCGACCCTGAGCTCGCCGCGGTGCTGCAGGCCCTCGCCGAGCAGGGTGGCCCCGCTCCCCCGCCCGCACGCGACGACTGGCGGACGCTGCGCGCCAGGGGCACGGCCTCGATGCGGTGGCTGGCCTCCCTGCTCCCGGCCTACCCCTCCGGCTTTCCCCTGGTGAAGGCGGACTCGCACAAGGTGCGGTCCGCGGACGGGGCGGAGATCCTCGTCCGCTGGTACGAGAAGGCCGACTCCGCGCCGGGTTCCGCGGTCGTCTACGCCCATGGCGGAGGGATGATCGCCGGCAGCGTCGACCTCTACGACTCCGTCGTCGCCGGATACGTCCAGGCGACCGGGGTGCCGTTCCTGTCCGTCGACTACCGCCTGGCTCCCGACGCGGCCACCGGCACCGGCCCCGTGGAGGACGTCTTCGCCGCGCTGACCTGGTTGGGCGGCCAGGCGGCCGAGCTGAGGGTCGACCCCCGCCGCATCGC contains:
- a CDS encoding RrF2 family transcriptional regulator, which codes for MLDIRFSRALQLMLFLAVAAEDDSAPLSSAELARVLNTNPSLVRKLLVPLTEEGLVVCVKGRTGGARLGRPTDRITLAEIYRCAVGDKPLWACSPGVEPVCQVTAHAGEYFATLTAEAEEAVLESLGDRTLADSVLELRRLDAGHARQR
- a CDS encoding NADH:flavin oxidoreductase, with translation MNTRAATALSRPFALGSAKLPNRIVMAPMTRGHSPDGIPGEDVAAYYARRAAAGTGLIITEGTTVDHRSAGYLDGVPRFHGEAQLAGWQKVVDAVHTHGGAIMPQLWHVGIQRPAGAPPFPDAPSVGPSGIALDGTPGAGGTMTLADIDDVIGAFAKAAREAERIGFDGVELHGAHGYLIDQFLWERTNRRTDGYGGDLASRTTFAADLVAAIREQVAPDFPIVLRFSQWKSENYDVRLAENPKELEAVLTPLAEAGVDAFHASGRRHWQAEFPDTGSELNIAGWAKKVTGKPVITVGSVGLDTVFQPGSLSGANAAVDTIEGLLDRLERDEFDLVAVGRALLADPQWAEKVLNDRMSELIPFSQDSVASLH
- a CDS encoding TraR/DksA family transcriptional regulator — its product is MSDSPRDGALSPAERASIREQLVAEHAGTREQISALNREFEGIVASNALVAVDDEHDPEGSSTAFERAHVAALLAQARDHLTALDEALERLDRDDYGRCAVCGEPIPAERLEVRPAADTCVRCAAARPR
- a CDS encoding CPBP family glutamic-type intramembrane protease, which codes for MWDVRMAGVTAPPGGPPHDRAAHRYARPSTAAALLRALTGGLVMATALGVGTAVGPVGADALGLTGFAARVLPGALVTAPAVPLVLLLVRRGRRSPAWLGLGGAGASLRALLTGVGVTAAAAALVLGAGTAAGMLRWSRIEPATLAGFILSNGVVALLLEALPEETTLRGYAWTSLRTRFGATVSALGTTAVFLLVPGASTVIGAATAHLAGGDPEPIGFAPDGQNPADYLILLTVFGLTLVAARTAVSRAPLWAAIGTHLTFLTVNRIVLEGDRRGAGWHTEQTTPDAVLLVPAYLLLATAGFAVCRRAARRRGAESPPAVAERAEHPAPHA
- a CDS encoding D-alanyl-D-alanine carboxypeptidase family protein; protein product: MAQASAEPPPEVSAQGAYLLDTGSNKELMAKDANTKRPMASTTKIMTALVVLETRGLDLNQQVTVKQEYRDYVTKAGASTADLQTGDKLTVNQLLYALMLPSGCDAAMALADTFGTGDTTAERTKSFISKMNAKAKDLGLANTNYDSFDGVSADSDNYSTPHDLAQLTRRAMDNATFDTVVKSVSTEQEAPAANGHTRYYSWDNTNQLLGSYQGAIGVKTGTTTPAGPCLVFAAKRGDKEVVGVVLNDADRYPDAKKMLDWTYDTTTEVKWRQLPKGAQRD
- a CDS encoding alpha/beta hydrolase fold domain-containing protein, whose amino-acid sequence is MAFTLDPELAAVLQALAEQGGPAPPPARDDWRTLRARGTASMRWLASLLPAYPSGFPLVKADSHKVRSADGAEILVRWYEKADSAPGSAVVYAHGGGMIAGSVDLYDSVVAGYVQATGVPFLSVDYRLAPDAATGTGPVEDVFAALTWLGGQAAELRVDPRRIAVMGDSAGGGLAAGTAILARERGVPLARQALLYPMLDDRTLTPDPRLTPYVAWTWDDNWTGWHALLGTAFGTDAVPPEAAPARVATVAGLAPAYVEVGELDIFRAEAVTYAQRLAEADVSTELHVHSGAIHEYDRLAPASRLARRAMEDRRRVISAL